DNA from Candidatus Cloacimonas acidaminovorans str. Evry:
CTGGAAACATTAAAACACTCTGAGCAAAGATAATAGGAATAACTCCAGCAGTATTCACCCGCAAAGGAATATAGGTACTTTGACCACCATAAACTCTTCTTCCCACTATCCGCTTGGCATATTGAACCGGAATTTTTCGTACTGCTTCGGTAACAAAAATAACCGCAGCTGTAACCAAAACCATTAAAACAACGGCTGCAATTGCTTTCCAGGTATAACTGGGGTCAACCGATATTTTTTGAATCATCCTTACAAAACCTTCAGGATAACGAGCAATAATACCGGCAAAAATGATTAGTGAAATACCGTTACCAATTCCATGTTCGGTAATTTGTTCCCCAATCCACATAACAATCATCGTTCCCGTAACCAAAGTTATTATGCCTGTTAAATGAAACAAGAAATTTGGACGCGGCACAACTCCCCCGGAAAGATTAGTAAGCCACATTGTAATAGTTAAAGCATTAAAAGCAGCCAATGCAACTGTTCCATAACGAGTAATCTGATTCAGTTTCTTCTGGCCATCGGCTCCTTCTTTACGCAATTTTTCAAAATAGGGAATAATGCTGCCTAAAAGCTGAATCACAATGGAGGCGGTAATATAAGGCATAATCCCTAAGGCAAAGACAGATGCTCTTTCAAAATTGCCGCCCACAAAAAGGTCTAATAGCCCAAAAAGAGTATTTCCACCTTCACGAGCACCTTCAAAAAAAGCTTTTAGAGCAGTGGCATTCACTCCGGGAAGCGGAATAAAACTTCCCAAACGGTATAAAACCAGAAAGAGAGCTGTAAATAAGATCTTCTTCTTTAAGTCCGGAATCCGGAACATATTACCTATTGTTTTGAACAAGTTACATTACCTCCGCTTTACCACCGTTCTTTTCTATTATCTCTTTTGCTCTTTGAGAAAAAGCATTGGCTTTAATAGTAACGGTTTTAGTGAATTCCTCTTTTACACCAGCCAGAACTTTAACCGGTGCATTTGCCTTTTTGCCTTTACTGGGAATTAAACCCAGCTTTTCCATCGTAGGAATATCAAGTTCAGTAACATCCAAGTCCTGTAAACGATAAAGATTCAGTATACGATAATTTTCACGGAAGATATTTTTGAAACCACGCTTTGGAACTCTTCTGTTTAAAGGCATTTGACCACCTTCAAAACGAGGAGGTACATTTCCGCCGGCACGTGCTTTTTTACCTTTATGACCACGTCCAGCTTGATGTCCCCATCCAGAACCTTGTCCTTTTCCCAAGCGTTTTTTGTTTTTCTTGCAACTAGGTCTTTCTAAATCGGATAAAGTTAACATCGCTATTCTTCCTTCAGTTCTTCAACTTTTAAGAGGTAAGCAACCTTATTGATCATACCCCTAATGGATGGAGTGTCATTATGAATACGGCTCTTACCTATTTTCCCCAGACCGAGGGCTTTGATTACCTTTTTATGGTCTTCAATACGATTTATAGTACTGCGGGTTTGAGTAACTTTCAATTTCATTTCTCCTCCTGACCGGTAAGTTGAGCCATTGTTTTATTTCTCAAGCGTGAAATATCTGATAAAGTACGCATTGATTTCAAACCGTTAATAGTAGCTTTTACTACATTAGTGGGAGTGTTAGAGCCCAAAGATTTGCACAAAATGTTTTCAATTCCTGCCGCCTCAAAAATGGCTCTGGCAGTTCCTCCTGCAATAACTCCCGTGCCAGGAGCTGCAGGTTTTATTAAAACTTTAGAAGCGCCATAACGAGCTACAACTTCATGAGGAACAGTTCCTTTCACAATCGGAACTTTAAACATATTTTTTACGGCTTTTTCTTTGGCTTTTCGGATAGCATCCACAATTTCGTTTGCTTTGCCATTGCCCACACCAACATTTCCTTGTTTGTCACCAACTACAACTATTGCGGTAAAACTGAAGTTCCTGCCTCCTTTAACAACTTTGGCAACACGCTTTGTTTCAACGATCTTTTCTATCAATTTTTCTTCATCTGAATGATTTTGTTCGTAATTCATTTTTGCTCCTTAAAATTCCAAACCAGCTTTTCTGGCACCTTCAGCAAGGGCTTTCACTCTGCCGTGATATTTGTATCCGGCACGATCAAAAGTAACTTTTGTAATTCCTGCAGCAAGTGCTTTTTCTCCAAGTTTTACGCCTACTTCATAGCTCTGTTCTGTTTTCTTCTTTCCGGCTAAGGAACCAATATCTTTGGCAATGGTAGACATTGAAACTAAAGTTACACCCTGTGTATCGTCTATAATTTGACCATATATATTCTTCAGGGAACGAAAAACTACTAAACGAGGACGTTCAGGAGTTCCGCTTACATGTTTCCGAATAGATAAATGACGACGGTTTCGGAGGTCTCTTTTAATTTTACAGCTTGAAGTTATCATCTTTTTCCACTCTCCCTTATTTGGTTCCGGCTTTTCCAGCTTTAATTATAACATACTCATCAAAATACCGTATGCCTTTCCCTTTATAATTTTCGGGAGGACGGCAACCGCGAACTTCGGCAGCAAATTCGCCTACCAACTGTTTATCAATACCTTTGATAGTAATTATACTTTGAAAATCGGAACGCATTCCTTTAGAACGCGGAACAGCTTCTGCAGTAACTTCCAATCCTTCAGGAATTTGTAACAAAATATCATGGGAAAAACCAAGAGTTAGCTTTAGCCATGGTCCAACAACTTCCGCAGAATAACCTGTTCCATAGATATGCAATATCTTTTGAAATCCTTCTGTAACACCGGTAATCATATTTTGTATTAAAGCACGACTAAGACCATGAAAAGCACGCTGGCTTTTACTATCGTCTGCTCTTTTTACTTTCAGAAGGTTTTCTTCTACTTCAACAGTAATTCCGGGAAGCAAAGACCAATTCAATTCTCCCAATTTTCCCTTAACGGTAATTTTGTTATCCACTACATCCACTTGCGTTCCAGGTTGTAATTTGATCGGGGCTCTTCCAATTCGTGACATTTTTCCCCCTTACCAAACCTTACAAATATATTCGCCGCCTACATTTTTTAGGCGAGCATCACGGTCTACCATTAAACCCATACTGGTAGAAATAACTGCACAACCGGTATTATTATAAACGCAAGGCAGTTTATCGGCTTTCACATAAACCCTTCTTCCGGGCTTGGAAATTCTCTGAATTCCTTGTATTACAGGTTCTCCGGCATTCGTATAGCGAAGAATAATTAAAATTCGTTTATAGTTTATTTTATGCTCCGGGTCTTTATCCAAAACCTGGAAACTATTTACAAAATTCTCTTCCGCAAGGATGTTGACCAATGCTTCAATCAGTTTATTATGGTTAACAATCACCTGTGTATGTCCGGCACGATATGCATTGCGAATTTTAGTCAATGCATCAGCTATCGGATCACTAACGCTCATTATTTTCCTCCTATTATTTTACCAGCTACTTCTGGTGATTCCAGGTATCTGGCCCTCAGATGCATATTTACGGAAACACAAACGGCACATTCCAAAATCGCGCATATAGGAACGTGGGCGTCCGCAAATTTTACAGCGATTGTATTTTCTTACTTTATATTTAGGGGTTCTTTGCTGTTTGATGATGAGTGATTTTTTTGCCATATATATCTCCTTATTCGTTTTTCTGGAAGGGCATACCCAGCTCTTGCAAAAGAGCGCGGCATTCTTCATCGGTTTTAGCTGTGGTAACTATGGTTATATTTAATCCCCGAATCATATCTATCTTGTCATATTCAATTTCCGGAAATACTGTCTGTTCTTTTAAACCAAAAGAAAAATTTCCTCTGCCATCAAAGGAATCAGCCGGAATTCCGCGAAAATCACGAATTCGTGGTATTGCTATAGAGATTAAGCGATCATAAAATTCATACATCACTTCATTTCTCAAAGTAACTTTGCAACCAATAGGCATTCCTTTGCGTAGTTTGAAGTTAGAGATAGATTTTCGAGCTTTTGTAACTACCGGTTTTCTACCGCAAATCGTTTCCATATCCTTAACGGCATTATCTAAAATAGCTTTATTTTGAGTTGCCTGTCCCACTCCCATACTAACTACAATCTTTTCTAATCGGGGAACCTGATGCGGATTTTTGTAACCGAACTTTTTCATTAAGTTATCCATAACCTGGGTTTTATATCTTTCTTTCAAACGGTTCATTTATTTTTCTCCTCTAAAGTTCGTCACCGCTCTTTTTGCAAACTCGGATACGACGTCCTTCGCGAACTTGATAAACCGGTTTGGAAACAGCATTCAGTTTTTCATTGAAAAGCATTACATTGGAAGCGTCAATAGGTGCCTCCATAGTTATAATACCACCTTGAGGATTTTGCTGTGTGGGTTTGGCATGCTTTTTAATCATATGCACTTTTTCCACGATAACCTTTCCGGTTTTGGGAAAGACCTTCAAAATATGACCTTTCCTACCTTTTTCATCACCCGCAATAACTTTAACAAGATCACCTTTTTTAAAACGCATTTTATTCTTTGCCACCTTTCCTCCTACAGAACTTCCGGAGCCAGAGATACTATTTTCATATAATGTGCTTCACGCAGTTCACGGGCTACAGGACCAAAAATACGCGTTCCTTTCGGTTCATGTTTTTCATCAATAATAACAGCTGCATTATCGGCAAAACGAATATAAGAACCATCAGGACGACGCAATTCTTTGCGAGTGCGAACTATTACAGCTCTTTCTACGCTACCTTTTTTCACTTTTCCACCCGGAGTAGCACTCTTAATTGCTACAACTACAACATCTCCAATTGAAGCATATTTGCGTTGTGTTCCACCAAGAACTTTTATGCACATAGCTTTCTTGGCACCGGAGTTATCAGCGATATTTAACATTGTTTGAACCTGAATCATCTTTTCAAACTCCTTTATTTGCTTCTTTCCACAATTTTATGCAGAGTCCAGCGTTTTCGTGCACTCAATGGACGTGATTCCATAATTTGAACAATATCACCTTCGTGGGCAGAGTTATTTTCATCATGTGCCATAAATTTTTTATGTCGGCGCACGGTTTTTTTGTATAACGGATGGATAAACTGACGTTCCACGCGGACCACGATGGTTTTATCATTTTTATCACTTACGACAATTCCCTGTTTAATCATTTTATGTGTTGTTGCCACTTATCACCTCAGATTTTTTTCTCTTTTTCTCTTTCTGTTAAAATAGTATAAATCCGAGCTATATCATGTCGGATATTACGAATACGGTCTGGACGGTCCAGCAGGTTTTTCGTCTTTTGAAAACGCAGATTAAAAAGCTCTATGCGTAATTCTTCCAGTTTTGCCTGCAATTCTTCAATGCTTAAATCGCGAATTTCCTCTATTTTCATAATTCTACTCCTTCGCGAGCAATAAAGCGTGTTTTAATCGGAAGTTTGTGCGCTGCTAAACGCAATGCTTCTTTAGCAACATTCACATCCACACCTTCAATTTCAAAAAGAACCCTTCCCGGACGAACTACTGCTACCCAATATTCTGGAGCGCCTTTACCTTTTCCCATTCTCGTTTCGGCAGGTTTTTTGGTAATGGGCTTATCGGGAAATATTCTAATCCAGACCTTGCCTTCTCTTTTCATATGACGAGTAATGGCAATACGGCATGCTTCAATTTGGCGGCTAGTAATAAATGAGTCCTCAAGGGCTATTAATCCATAATCACCAAAGGAGATGTTGCATCCGGTCCAGGATAGACCTTTCCTTCTTCCTTTCATCATTTTGCGATGTTTTACTTTTTTAGGTGCTAACATTACATATCTCCTTTAATCAAGTATATCACCCTTATAAATCCAAACCTTAACACCGATAACACCATAAGTAGTATTTGCCTCCACATTGGCATAATCAATATCGGCACGAAGAGTATGAAGCGGGGTTCTGCCTTGTTTATATCTTTCTGAGCGTGCTATTTCAGCTCCACCCAAGCGACCGGAAACTTGAACTTTAACACCCTGAGCGTTTTCTTTCATAACATAACGAATAGCCATTTTCATAGCCCTGCGGAAAGAAATTCGCTCTTCCAGTTGGCGCGCAATTTCTTGTGCCACCAAACGAGCATCCAACCACATTTTATCTATCGGTTCAATGTTGATAGACACACTGATCGGATTTTTTCGGTCTTTGTTAATAAAAACATTAAGTTCATTACGCAGCTTATCA
Protein-coding regions in this window:
- the rplF gene encoding 50S ribosomal protein L6 → MSRIGRAPIKLQPGTQVDVVDNKITVKGKLGELNWSLLPGITVEVEENLLKVKRADDSKSQRAFHGLSRALIQNMITGVTEGFQKILHIYGTGYSAEVVGPWLKLTLGFSHDILLQIPEGLEVTAEAVPRSKGMRSDFQSIITIKGIDKQLVGEFAAEVRGCRPPENYKGKGIRYFDEYVIIKAGKAGTK
- the rpsH gene encoding 30S ribosomal protein S8 — encoded protein: MSVSDPIADALTKIRNAYRAGHTQVIVNHNKLIEALVNILAEENFVNSFQVLDKDPEHKINYKRILIILRYTNAGEPVIQGIQRISKPGRRVYVKADKLPCVYNNTGCAVISTSMGLMVDRDARLKNVGGEYICKVW
- the rpsC gene encoding 30S ribosomal protein S3, which produces MGQKIHPVLYRLGVNKETESIWFAQGTSYVDFLQEDIKIRNYIRKRLSDKMVSRVQISRKTSSIIIDIYTARPGLVIGKKGEDIDKLRNELNVFINKDRKNPISVSINIEPIDKMWLDARLVAQEIARQLEERISFRRAMKMAIRYVMKENAQGVKVQVSGRLGGAEIARSERYKQGRTPLHTLRADIDYANVEANTTYGVIGVKVWIYKGDILD
- the rplR gene encoding 50S ribosomal protein L18, coding for MITSSCKIKRDLRNRRHLSIRKHVSGTPERPRLVVFRSLKNIYGQIIDDTQGVTLVSMSTIAKDIGSLAGKKKTEQSYEVGVKLGEKALAAGITKVTFDRAGYKYHGRVKALAEGARKAGLEF
- the rplN gene encoding 50S ribosomal protein L14 — encoded protein: MIQVQTMLNIADNSGAKKAMCIKVLGGTQRKYASIGDVVVVAIKSATPGGKVKKGSVERAVIVRTRKELRRPDGSYIRFADNAAVIIDEKHEPKGTRIFGPVARELREAHYMKIVSLAPEVL
- the rplO gene encoding 50S ribosomal protein L15; translated protein: MLTLSDLERPSCKKNKKRLGKGQGSGWGHQAGRGHKGKKARAGGNVPPRFEGGQMPLNRRVPKRGFKNIFRENYRILNLYRLQDLDVTELDIPTMEKLGLIPSKGKKANAPVKVLAGVKEEFTKTVTIKANAFSQRAKEIIEKNGGKAEVM
- the rplE gene encoding 50S ribosomal protein L5 — protein: MNRLKERYKTQVMDNLMKKFGYKNPHQVPRLEKIVVSMGVGQATQNKAILDNAVKDMETICGRKPVVTKARKSISNFKLRKGMPIGCKVTLRNEVMYEFYDRLISIAIPRIRDFRGIPADSFDGRGNFSFGLKEQTVFPEIEYDKIDMIRGLNITIVTTAKTDEECRALLQELGMPFQKNE
- the secY gene encoding preprotein translocase subunit SecY, coding for MFRIPDLKKKILFTALFLVLYRLGSFIPLPGVNATALKAFFEGAREGGNTLFGLLDLFVGGNFERASVFALGIMPYITASIVIQLLGSIIPYFEKLRKEGADGQKKLNQITRYGTVALAAFNALTITMWLTNLSGGVVPRPNFLFHLTGIITLVTGTMIVMWIGEQITEHGIGNGISLIIFAGIIARYPEGFVRMIQKISVDPSYTWKAIAAVVLMVLVTAAVIFVTEAVRKIPVQYAKRIVGRRVYGGQSTYIPLRVNTAGVIPIIFAQSVLMFPATIAALLGGDSPFWTTLKNWLSPGAVLYTILYVGLIIFFAYFYTAIVLNPTEMAENMVKYGGHIPGKKPGKKTAEYINSVLVRITLPGAIFFAFIALLPEIMSNRLDLPFYFGGTGLLIVVGVALDTLQQIESHLVMRHYDGFMKKGKLRGRSI
- the rplX gene encoding 50S ribosomal protein L24 — its product is MRFKKGDLVKVIAGDEKGRKGHILKVFPKTGKVIVEKVHMIKKHAKPTQQNPQGGIITMEAPIDASNVMLFNEKLNAVSKPVYQVREGRRIRVCKKSGDEL
- the rplP gene encoding 50S ribosomal protein L16 → MLAPKKVKHRKMMKGRRKGLSWTGCNISFGDYGLIALEDSFITSRQIEACRIAITRHMKREGKVWIRIFPDKPITKKPAETRMGKGKGAPEYWVAVVRPGRVLFEIEGVDVNVAKEALRLAAHKLPIKTRFIAREGVEL
- the rpmD gene encoding 50S ribosomal protein L30 translates to MKLKVTQTRSTINRIEDHKKVIKALGLGKIGKSRIHNDTPSIRGMINKVAYLLKVEELKEE
- the rpmC gene encoding 50S ribosomal protein L29; this encodes MKIEEIRDLSIEELQAKLEELRIELFNLRFQKTKNLLDRPDRIRNIRHDIARIYTILTEREKEKKI
- the rpsQ gene encoding 30S ribosomal protein S17, which codes for MATTHKMIKQGIVVSDKNDKTIVVRVERQFIHPLYKKTVRRHKKFMAHDENNSAHEGDIVQIMESRPLSARKRWTLHKIVERSK
- a CDS encoding type Z 30S ribosomal protein S14, which gives rise to MAKKSLIIKQQRTPKYKVRKYNRCKICGRPRSYMRDFGMCRLCFRKYASEGQIPGITRSSW
- the rpsE gene encoding 30S ribosomal protein S5, coding for MNYEQNHSDEEKLIEKIVETKRVAKVVKGGRNFSFTAIVVVGDKQGNVGVGNGKANEIVDAIRKAKEKAVKNMFKVPIVKGTVPHEVVARYGASKVLIKPAAPGTGVIAGGTARAIFEAAGIENILCKSLGSNTPTNVVKATINGLKSMRTLSDISRLRNKTMAQLTGQEEK